One Oscillospiraceae bacterium genomic region harbors:
- the secA gene encoding preprotein translocase subunit SecA has product MMSFFEKLFGSFSDKELKRINPLKDKVLALEPEMQKLTDEQLQAKTTEFKARLEKGETLDDLLPEAFAVCREADWRVLGMKPYPVQIIGGIVLHRACIAEMQTGEGKTLVATMPVYLNALTGKGVHVITVNDYLARRDSEWMGKVYRFLGLTVGLVVHGVEANDRKAAYAADVTYGTNNEFGFDYLRDNMVVYKANMVQRGHAYAIVDEVDSILIDEARTPLIISGKGEDSSVMYKRADDFAKTLKKSVIVELDDKVAAEEQVDGDYVVDEKRKTATLTESGVQKAEAFFHVENLADADNMSLRHYIDGAIKARGVMHRDIDYIVKEGEVIIVDEFTGRLMYGRRFNDGLHQAIEAKEGVTVAAESKTLATVTFQNYFRMYDKLAGMTGTASTEADEFSEIYGLNIVSIPTNKPRARKDLPDSVYKTVNGKYNAVIEQVAECHAKGQPVLVGTVSVEKSEALSKLLKKKGIEHNVLNAKQHEREAEIVAQAGKQGAVTIATNMAGRGTDIMLGGNVSYMAKAALRKELSRDLTKDLAQLKDEYEHAKARAKAAGTELPTPPEETIDAQLEHLMTECDGHAETEDAAVLHARQRFEELCEEFEPEIKREAAAVREAGGLFIIGTERHESRRIDNQLRGRAGRQGDPGVSRFFLSLEDDLMRIFGGERVQNLMDSLGLEEDVPIENKLITNTIESAQKKLEASNFAIRKQVLQYDDVMNQQREIIYKQRQMVLDGEDISDKLHEMMRQSIDDACTNYLNGETADDWDFAGLRRHFMNWLCLPSDFNYTKDQLGDLTKEGIADELYKRGMDILTAKEKKYGSKTMRELERICLLRNVDSKWMDHIDNMDQLKQGMGLRGYGQHDPVVEYRIEGFAMFDEMIASIREDAVHMLLTIEIRQQNAEPKREQIAKPTGEGASTQAGTKGAAPVRVTKIGRNDPCPCGSGLKWKKCTCKEYHPDL; this is encoded by the coding sequence ATAATGTCTTTTTTTGAAAAACTGTTTGGTTCCTTCTCGGACAAGGAACTGAAGCGCATCAACCCGCTGAAGGACAAGGTCCTGGCCCTGGAGCCGGAGATGCAGAAGCTGACCGACGAGCAGCTGCAGGCCAAGACGACCGAGTTCAAGGCGCGCCTGGAAAAAGGCGAAACGCTGGACGACCTGCTGCCCGAGGCTTTTGCCGTCTGCCGTGAGGCTGACTGGCGTGTGCTGGGCATGAAGCCCTACCCCGTGCAGATCATCGGCGGCATTGTGCTGCACCGCGCCTGCATTGCTGAGATGCAGACCGGTGAAGGCAAGACCCTGGTGGCCACCATGCCCGTTTACCTCAACGCCCTGACCGGCAAAGGCGTGCATGTTATCACCGTCAACGATTACCTGGCCCGCCGCGATAGTGAGTGGATGGGCAAAGTCTACCGCTTCCTGGGCCTGACCGTCGGCCTGGTGGTGCACGGCGTTGAGGCCAACGACCGCAAGGCCGCCTACGCTGCTGATGTCACCTACGGCACCAACAACGAGTTCGGGTTTGATTACCTGCGCGATAACATGGTCGTTTACAAGGCCAACATGGTGCAGCGCGGCCACGCCTACGCCATCGTCGACGAGGTGGACTCCATCCTCATCGACGAAGCTCGTACCCCGCTGATCATCAGCGGCAAGGGCGAGGACTCCAGCGTGATGTACAAGCGCGCCGACGACTTTGCCAAGACACTGAAGAAGAGCGTTATCGTGGAGCTGGACGACAAGGTAGCCGCTGAGGAGCAGGTCGACGGCGATTATGTCGTGGACGAAAAGCGCAAGACCGCTACTTTGACCGAATCCGGCGTGCAGAAGGCCGAAGCCTTCTTCCATGTGGAGAACCTGGCCGACGCCGACAATATGTCCCTGCGCCACTACATTGACGGCGCCATCAAAGCCCGCGGCGTTATGCACCGTGACATCGACTACATCGTCAAAGAGGGCGAGGTCATCATCGTTGATGAGTTCACCGGCCGTCTGATGTATGGCCGCCGCTTCAACGACGGCCTGCACCAGGCCATCGAGGCCAAGGAAGGCGTGACCGTTGCTGCCGAGAGCAAGACCCTGGCCACCGTCACCTTCCAGAACTACTTCCGTATGTATGACAAGCTGGCCGGTATGACCGGTACGGCTTCCACCGAGGCTGACGAGTTCAGCGAGATCTACGGCCTGAACATCGTCAGCATCCCCACCAACAAGCCCCGCGCCCGCAAGGACTTGCCGGACAGCGTGTACAAGACCGTCAACGGCAAGTACAACGCCGTCATCGAGCAGGTGGCCGAATGCCACGCCAAGGGCCAGCCCGTTCTGGTCGGCACCGTCAGTGTCGAAAAGAGCGAGGCTCTCTCCAAGCTGCTGAAGAAGAAGGGCATCGAGCATAACGTGCTGAACGCCAAGCAGCACGAGCGCGAAGCCGAGATCGTCGCCCAGGCCGGTAAGCAGGGCGCTGTGACCATCGCCACCAACATGGCCGGCCGTGGTACCGATATCATGCTGGGCGGCAACGTGTCCTACATGGCCAAGGCCGCTCTGCGCAAGGAGCTGAGCCGCGACCTGACCAAGGACCTGGCCCAGCTGAAAGACGAGTACGAGCACGCCAAGGCCCGCGCCAAGGCTGCCGGTACCGAGCTGCCCACCCCGCCGGAGGAGACCATCGATGCCCAGCTGGAGCACCTGATGACCGAGTGCGACGGCCACGCCGAGACCGAGGATGCCGCCGTACTGCATGCCCGCCAGCGCTTTGAGGAGCTGTGCGAGGAGTTTGAGCCGGAAATCAAGCGCGAAGCTGCTGCTGTGCGCGAGGCCGGCGGCCTGTTCATCATCGGTACCGAGCGCCACGAGAGCCGCCGTATCGACAACCAGCTGCGCGGCCGTGCCGGCCGTCAGGGCGACCCTGGTGTTTCCCGCTTCTTCCTCAGCCTGGAAGATGACCTGATGCGTATCTTCGGCGGTGAGCGCGTGCAGAACCTGATGGACAGCCTGGGCCTGGAAGAGGATGTGCCCATCGAGAACAAGCTCATCACCAACACCATCGAGAGCGCCCAGAAGAAGCTGGAAGCCTCCAACTTTGCCATCCGTAAACAGGTGCTGCAGTACGACGACGTCATGAACCAGCAGCGCGAGATCATCTACAAACAGCGCCAGATGGTGCTGGACGGTGAGGACATCAGCGACAAGCTGCATGAGATGATGCGCCAGTCCATCGACGACGCCTGCACCAACTACCTGAACGGTGAGACCGCCGACGATTGGGATTTCGCCGGTCTGCGCCGCCACTTCATGAACTGGCTGTGCCTGCCCAGTGACTTCAACTACACCAAGGACCAGCTGGGGGACCTGACCAAGGAGGGCATCGCCGACGAGCTGTATAAGCGCGGCATGGACATCCTGACCGCCAAGGAGAAGAAGTACGGCTCCAAGACAATGCGCGAACTGGAGCGTATCTGCCTGCTGCGCAACGTCGACTCCAAGTGGATGGATCACATCGATAACATGGATCAGCTCAAGCAGGGCATGGGCCTGCGCGGCTACGGCCAGCATGACCCCGTGGTCGAGTACCGCATTGAAGGCTTTGCCATGTTCGATGAGATGATCGCCTCCATCCGTGAGGATGCCGTGCACATGCTGCTGACCATCGAGATCCGCCAGCAGAACGCCGAGCCGAAGCGTGAGCAGATCGCCAAGCCCACCGGCGAGGGTGCCTCCACCCAGGCTGGCACCAAGGGTGCCGCCCCTGTGCGCGTGACTAAGATCGGCCGCAACGATCCCTGCCCCTGCGGCAGCGGCCTGAAGTGGAAAAAGTGCACCTGCAAAGAGTACCACCCCGACCTGTAA
- a CDS encoding DUF3783 domain-containing protein — MKARIIQEPRCVLLWRFDEKSAGYDALAHAARAYKLKIRCIGDGDLAAKVGDLCQGLPSPAFAPFIKVSDRPAMIVSGLRHDTGELGHFLDLVKAGGAEFPLRGMVTPTSKNWTLLQLLQELNSEHETVAGGKA; from the coding sequence ATGAAAGCACGTATCATCCAGGAGCCGCGGTGTGTGCTGCTGTGGCGGTTTGACGAGAAAAGCGCCGGGTATGACGCCCTGGCCCATGCAGCGCGGGCCTATAAGCTGAAGATCCGCTGCATCGGGGACGGCGACCTGGCCGCCAAGGTGGGCGACCTGTGCCAGGGGCTGCCCTCCCCTGCCTTTGCGCCGTTCATTAAGGTCAGCGACCGCCCCGCCATGATCGTGAGCGGCCTGCGCCACGATACCGGCGAGCTGGGGCATTTCCTCGATCTCGTCAAGGCGGGCGGGGCGGAGTTCCCGCTGCGGGGCATGGTGACCCCTACCAGCAAAAACTGGACGCTGCTGCAGCTTTTGCAAGAGCTGAACAGCGAGCACGAGACCGTGGCCGGGGGCAAAGCATGA
- a CDS encoding FAD:protein FMN transferase produces the protein MKRLLALGLAAICLACALTACTPQQKLYSASWFDMFDTVTMVQGYAASQEEWDTQADALHDDLEHYHQLFDIYHHYDGMVNLYDVNARAGQEPVQVSRELFDFLQLCKTSGKTLAGGAVNIAAGAVLSLWHDARESENPAPPAADAISEALQHCNLDDLLLDSGTLTVAFADPAMTLDVGAAAKGYTAVQAGQAARERGLTHALLNMGGNVYTTGPKADGSAWRVGVETPWPGEDAPQYVQTVELTGGDSLIVSGDYQRYFTYEGKRYSHLIDLTTGCPAAYYSSVAVYSSPDEGLGDLFSTAFFCLPPEQSRQVADDNGLAVLWLGTDGEVAAQTDNWPGKAV, from the coding sequence ATGAAGCGGCTGTTGGCCCTGGGGCTGGCGGCGATCTGCCTGGCCTGTGCCCTGACCGCCTGCACGCCCCAGCAAAAGCTGTACAGCGCCAGCTGGTTTGACATGTTCGACACTGTCACGATGGTGCAGGGCTACGCCGCCAGCCAGGAAGAATGGGACACCCAGGCCGATGCCCTGCACGACGATTTGGAGCATTACCACCAACTGTTTGACATTTACCACCACTACGACGGCATGGTGAACCTGTACGACGTCAACGCCCGTGCCGGGCAGGAACCGGTGCAGGTCAGCCGGGAGTTATTCGACTTTTTGCAGCTGTGCAAGACCAGCGGTAAGACACTGGCGGGCGGTGCGGTGAACATTGCGGCGGGGGCTGTGCTTAGCCTGTGGCACGATGCCCGCGAGAGCGAGAATCCTGCCCCGCCTGCGGCAGATGCCATCTCCGAAGCCCTGCAGCACTGCAACTTGGACGACCTGCTGCTGGACTCCGGCACCCTGACTGTGGCCTTTGCCGACCCGGCCATGACGCTGGACGTGGGAGCTGCCGCCAAGGGCTACACCGCCGTGCAGGCGGGCCAGGCAGCCCGGGAGCGCGGGCTGACCCATGCCCTGCTGAACATGGGCGGCAACGTCTATACCACCGGCCCCAAGGCCGACGGCAGTGCCTGGCGCGTGGGGGTGGAAACCCCCTGGCCCGGTGAGGATGCGCCGCAGTACGTGCAGACCGTGGAGCTGACCGGCGGCGACTCGCTGATCGTCAGCGGTGATTACCAGCGGTACTTTACCTACGAGGGAAAACGCTACTCCCACCTGATTGATTTGACCACAGGCTGCCCGGCTGCCTATTACAGCAGCGTTGCGGTGTATTCCAGCCCGGATGAGGGGCTGGGGGACTTGTTCTCCACCGCCTTTTTCTGCCTGCCGCCGGAGCAGAGCCGGCAGGTGGCCGATGACAACGGCCTGGCCGTGCTGTGGCTGGGCACGGACGGCGAGGTTGCCGCCCAGACCGACAACTGGCCGGGTAAAGCAGTATAA
- a CDS encoding ATP-binding cassette domain-containing protein, with protein sequence MLELKNISKTFNPGTVNEKLALQKIDLNLKDGDFATIVGSNGAGKSTMFNAIAGEFISDTGTITLDGQDITFMPDYRRSKYIGRMFQDPLRGTAPHMTIEENLALAYLRASGHTSSFSRISKKDRDLFAEKLSALGLGLEDRMKQPVGLLSGGQRQALTLLMATLVTPKLLLLDEHTAALDPATAEKVLDLTKKIVAENHITCLMITHNMHDALTLGNRTLMMDHGRIVLDVADEERAHMTVDGLLQRFAENVGHALDNDRILLSAEQ encoded by the coding sequence GTGCTTGAACTGAAAAACATCAGCAAAACCTTTAACCCCGGCACCGTCAACGAAAAGCTGGCTCTGCAAAAGATCGACCTGAATTTGAAGGACGGCGACTTTGCCACCATCGTCGGCTCCAACGGCGCAGGCAAGTCCACGATGTTCAACGCCATTGCAGGCGAGTTCATCTCGGATACTGGTACCATCACGCTGGATGGCCAGGACATCACGTTTATGCCGGACTACCGCCGCTCCAAGTACATCGGTCGTATGTTTCAGGACCCGCTGCGCGGCACGGCCCCCCACATGACCATTGAGGAAAACCTCGCGCTGGCCTACCTGCGGGCGTCCGGGCACACGTCGTCCTTCTCCCGCATCTCCAAAAAGGATCGCGACCTCTTTGCCGAGAAGCTCTCCGCCCTGGGTCTGGGGTTGGAGGACCGCATGAAACAGCCCGTCGGCCTGCTCTCCGGCGGCCAGCGCCAGGCACTGACGCTGCTGATGGCGACCCTCGTCACCCCCAAGCTGCTGCTGCTGGACGAACACACCGCCGCTTTGGACCCCGCCACGGCGGAAAAGGTGCTGGATCTGACCAAAAAGATTGTGGCGGAGAACCACATCACCTGTCTGATGATCACCCACAACATGCACGACGCCCTTACCTTGGGCAACCGCACGCTGATGATGGACCATGGCCGCATCGTGCTGGACGTAGCCGACGAGGAGCGCGCCCACATGACGGTAGACGGCCTGCTGCAGCGCTTTGCCGAGAACGTCGGCCACGCACTGGACAACGACCGCATCTTGCTGAGCGCGGAACAATAA
- a CDS encoding ABC transporter permease codes for MFTAATVFSALELGFIYALVAMALFLSFRILNIADMSTDGTFTLGCAVSATAAVSGHPVLGLFLAIAAGAASGFVTATLQTRLGVPSILAGIITNTGLYTVNLAVMGFSSNVPMLKTQTIFTMAQALFGDVFPYKLLVAAVITVVVCLLLILFLGTRMGLSIRATGDNPDMVRASSINTAFTITIGLCISNAMTSLSGAVLAQYQKSADINLGTGMVVIGLASLIIGETLFGRGGMWAKAAAAVAGSVIYRFIIALALRANVPSECLKLISAVIVALAIAAPTIRSRAAFRRRRSQAEKEGARRA; via the coding sequence ATGTTTACCGCTGCAACCGTCTTCAGTGCGCTGGAGCTTGGCTTCATCTACGCACTGGTGGCTATGGCGCTGTTCCTCAGCTTCCGTATCTTAAATATCGCCGATATGAGTACCGACGGCACCTTTACCCTGGGGTGCGCGGTCTCGGCTACCGCCGCGGTGTCCGGGCACCCGGTGCTGGGTCTGTTTTTGGCTATTGCCGCCGGTGCGGCTTCCGGCTTTGTCACAGCCACTTTGCAAACCCGCCTAGGCGTGCCGTCGATCCTCGCCGGCATCATCACCAACACGGGGCTGTACACCGTCAACCTGGCGGTTATGGGCTTTTCCTCCAACGTGCCAATGCTGAAAACGCAGACCATCTTTACGATGGCGCAGGCGCTTTTTGGCGATGTGTTCCCGTACAAGCTGCTGGTGGCCGCGGTCATCACCGTGGTCGTCTGCCTGCTGTTGATCCTGTTCCTGGGCACCCGGATGGGCCTTTCCATCCGCGCCACCGGCGATAACCCCGACATGGTGCGTGCCTCCTCCATCAACACGGCGTTCACCATCACGATTGGCCTGTGCATTTCCAACGCCATGACGTCCCTTTCCGGCGCCGTACTGGCCCAGTACCAGAAATCTGCCGACATCAACCTGGGCACCGGCATGGTGGTCATCGGCCTGGCGTCCCTCATCATTGGCGAGACGCTGTTTGGCCGTGGCGGCATGTGGGCCAAGGCCGCGGCGGCTGTGGCAGGCAGTGTCATCTACCGCTTCATCATCGCGCTGGCCCTGCGCGCCAACGTCCCGTCGGAGTGTCTCAAGCTGATTTCCGCCGTCATCGTGGCGCTGGCCATCGCCGCCCCCACCATCCGGTCCCGCGCGGCGTTCCGCCGCCGCCGCTCCCAAGCCGAGAAAGAAGGTGCCCGCCGTGCTTGA
- a CDS encoding ABC transporter substrate-binding protein, whose translation MKKFIAVMTAAAMLTSLSACGASASTASSAAESTASSAAADSTTGSTADATTYKVAIVQQLDHASLDEIRTAIEAELDAKAAEKGITIEYKDFNGQNDATTLNQIGTQVVSDGYDAVIPIATLAAQCMATACESTKTPVIYAAISDPAAADLTDIDYVTGTSDALNTQSIMDMIFAVQPEAKTIGLLYSNSEANSTTPIAEAKAYLDAKGIAYVEKTGNTNDEIMTAANALVGQVDAVFTPTDNVVMAAAAAVSETLTNAGIPFYTGADSFVTAGAFATCGVNYTELGTYTADMALDILETGTVPEYHVMDGGIITVNTETAAALDLDYSAFNDLAGTVVEVETTAE comes from the coding sequence ATGAAAAAGTTCATTGCTGTTATGACCGCCGCCGCTATGCTCACTTCTCTGTCCGCCTGCGGTGCCTCCGCTTCTACCGCTTCTTCTGCTGCCGAAAGCACTGCTTCTTCCGCCGCGGCAGATTCCACCACGGGATCCACCGCCGACGCCACCACCTACAAGGTCGCCATCGTCCAGCAGCTGGACCACGCCAGCCTGGATGAGATCCGCACCGCCATCGAGGCCGAGCTGGACGCCAAGGCCGCCGAGAAGGGTATCACCATTGAGTACAAGGATTTCAACGGCCAGAACGACGCCACCACGCTGAACCAGATCGGCACCCAGGTCGTCTCCGATGGCTACGATGCCGTCATTCCCATCGCCACGCTGGCCGCCCAGTGCATGGCCACCGCCTGCGAGTCCACCAAGACCCCGGTCATCTACGCCGCCATCTCGGACCCCGCCGCCGCTGACCTGACCGACATCGACTATGTCACCGGCACCTCCGACGCGCTGAACACCCAGTCCATCATGGACATGATCTTCGCCGTCCAGCCCGAGGCCAAGACCATCGGCCTGCTCTACTCCAACTCCGAGGCCAACTCCACCACCCCCATTGCCGAGGCCAAGGCTTACCTGGACGCCAAGGGCATCGCTTACGTGGAAAAGACCGGCAACACCAACGATGAGATCATGACCGCCGCCAACGCCCTGGTGGGCCAGGTCGACGCCGTCTTTACCCCCACGGATAACGTGGTCATGGCCGCCGCCGCTGCTGTCTCTGAGACGCTGACCAATGCGGGCATTCCGTTCTACACCGGTGCCGACAGCTTCGTCACCGCCGGCGCTTTCGCCACCTGCGGCGTCAACTATACCGAACTGGGCACCTACACCGCCGATATGGCGCTGGACATCCTGGAGACCGGCACCGTGCCTGAGTACCACGTCATGGACGGCGGCATCATCACCGTCAACACCGAGACCGCCGCAGCCCTGGACCTGGACTACAGCGCTTTCAATGATCTGGCCGGCACCGTGGTCGAAGTTGAGACCACCGCTGAATAA